The DNA segment AACTCTGCCTTACTATTCATAATTTCAGCAAAACGAAAAACAGCTAAAGGTATAAGTGCAATTAAAGTTTCACAGCGAGCGCTATTAACTATGCAGCCATAATTTATTAGCTGGTCATCATAAACAGCTAATAATTTTTTATCTAAAAATGATGAAGAACGTAATAAGGTATTTCGTGACTTTAAAACACGAGCATATGATATTGCGGCATCAATAAAATCTGGGCGATGGTTAGCAATAGTACGATCTAAAAAACGCCGACGTTCTTCAGGGCTACCTTTGGCAATTCGTAAATCATCTGGAAAAAAGGCTACAATATTAACTAAATCAAGTAATTTAGTTATTTGCCGTAAACTTCTACCATCAACTCTTATAGTTTTTTGATTACCCGTTAGATTTAATGAAATATCATGACGTACATGGTGACGGTTAAAACGTGCCGTTAGTGACGCATGTTTTGCATCAGAAGCAATTAATTCTTGTATTTTTGCATTACGAAAAGAACGTGCTGTAGCACATAAAGCTAATGCTTCGAGAATGTTTGTTTTACCCTGAGCATTCGCACCAATAAGTAAAACTGGGTCATTTGATATAGAAATTTCAAAAGAATGCAAATTACGAAAATTCGTAGCTGCAAGATATTCTATATACATCAGTTGTAACTACTCAGCTTTCCACCCGGCGGCGCTAAGAAATACCATTAAAGAAACAAATTTAATGGTACATTCAGACAATCTTGGTGTCATATCATCCTTCGATGAGAAATCTTGTGCTTTAAAAGTATACTAAGATCTCTCACTACGTTCGATATGACACCCCCCCTCGCTATGCTCGGGATGATATCCATGTTTTGCCAGAATTAATTGAGAAGATACATTATTCTAAATTCTGTCTTCTGAATACCATAATATTTACAATAATTATTAGATGCGCATTGGCATTACCACAGCTAAAAAACCTTTAGTATCTGCTGGTTTAAGTACTGCTGGAGATAAATCATCTATTAATTCTAAAGTAATTTCTTCATTATCGATTAGGGTTAATACATCAAGAAGATATCGAGCATTAAATCCAATACTGATAGGAGTACCATCATAACTAAGTTGTATTTGCTCTCTTGCTTCACCAAGTTCAGGATCTTCAGCTACTAATTCAACCGCTTCGTTAGTAAATTGCAATCGTACACCATGAGCATGACCGTGAGAAAGCAGTGATACACGACGCAAAGCTTCAGCAAAAGCTTTACAATTTATGACAGCTTTTTTATCGCAGCTAGCAGGAATTACCTGAGTATAATTAGGAAACTGACCTTCAATCAAACGTGTTGATAACACTACCGAACCAGCTTTAATTACACCGCTATTATTGGCAAAACCTAAATCTACGTGCGTAAGTTTTTCTGAATTG comes from the Deltaproteobacteria bacterium genome and includes:
- the recF gene encoding DNA replication/repair protein RecF, whose amino-acid sequence is MYIEYLAATNFRNLHSFEISISNDPVLLIGANAQGKTNILEALALCATARSFRNAKIQELIASDAKHASLTARFNRHHVRHDISLNLTGNQKTIRVDGRSLRQITKLLDLVNIVAFFPDDLRIAKGSPEERRRFLDRTIANHRPDFIDAAISYARVLKSRNTLLRSSSFLDKKLLAVYDDQLINYGCIVNSARCETLIALIPLAVFRFAEIMNSKAELSLSLFSGLPISGDYSLAFREALSHSYSQDRARGMTTVGPHRADLRMYIDGRDARQFASQGQQRSIVLSLKLAELEYLKSRLGTTPILLLDDVSSELDSERTLSFFKATASLGSQMWVSTTGAITLPLPESTQRFSVENGSVNRLAISR